Proteins encoded by one window of Chryseobacterium foetidum:
- a CDS encoding glycosyltransferase family 2 protein produces MNLSIVIPLLNEEDSLEQLFSRIDKTCETSSLSYEVWFVDDGSTDLSWSIIENLKVQHPQIHAIKFSKNYGKSQALHAAFARTHGDVIITMDADLQDFPEEIPELYRMVMEENYDIVSGWKRKRFDNVMTKNIPSKLFNAAARKVSGVYLHDFNCGLKAYKKQVVKSIDVYGDMHRYIPVLAANAGFRRITEKEVPHQARPYGTSKFGTERFIRGFLDLVTLWFVSRFGGRPMHFFGAVGTIMFIVGFLSAFWLGVSKLIDVARGIYGHLITNNPWFFIALTMMLMGTLLFIAGFLGEMIIRTNREHKNYNIDEVI; encoded by the coding sequence ATAAATTTATCTATAGTCATTCCGTTGCTGAACGAAGAAGATTCTTTGGAACAACTTTTTTCAAGAATTGACAAAACGTGCGAAACCAGCAGTTTATCCTATGAAGTTTGGTTTGTAGATGACGGAAGCACAGATCTTTCGTGGAGCATTATTGAAAATCTGAAAGTACAGCATCCTCAGATTCACGCAATCAAATTTTCTAAAAACTACGGAAAATCTCAGGCGCTTCATGCTGCATTCGCAAGAACTCACGGCGATGTAATTATCACAATGGATGCCGACCTGCAGGATTTTCCCGAAGAAATTCCGGAACTCTACAGAATGGTGATGGAAGAAAATTACGACATAGTTTCCGGCTGGAAAAGAAAGCGTTTCGACAATGTGATGACCAAAAATATACCTTCAAAACTCTTCAATGCTGCGGCAAGAAAGGTTTCGGGAGTTTATCTTCACGATTTCAACTGTGGTTTGAAAGCTTATAAAAAACAGGTTGTAAAGTCAATCGACGTCTATGGAGATATGCACCGTTATATTCCTGTTTTGGCTGCCAATGCAGGCTTCAGAAGAATTACCGAGAAAGAAGTTCCGCATCAGGCAAGACCTTATGGGACCTCAAAATTCGGAACCGAAAGGTTTATCAGAGGTTTTCTTGATCTCGTAACACTTTGGTTTGTAAGCCGTTTTGGCGGAAGACCAATGCACTTCTTTGGAGCTGTAGGAACGATTATGTTTATCGTAGGTTTCCTTTCAGCATTTTGGCTGGGAGTTTCAAAATTAATCGATGTTGCAAGAGGAATTTATGGTCATCTTATCACCAATAATCCTTGGTTTTTCATTGCATTAACGATGATGCTGATGGGAACTTTGCTTTTTATCGCAGGATTTTTAGGCGAAATGATTATCAGAACAAATCGTGAGCATAAGAATTATAATATTGATGAAGTGATATAA
- a CDS encoding DUF2807 domain-containing protein, whose translation MKKVAYSILISALVISCGKISPEGNIENKEVNVEEFVNLDMEGKFRVFYARGNKNYVEIETYPNIADNLDVEVNDKTLSIKENRKTKGVDFYNVIIYSKYNLEKVSIADSVEMNISSEIKTDNFRLNLKNHATFMGSVNTRRAEVEMLNRSRANFLGQTKDAVIKISDTASLIAPYWRIENLKIDSKNGNYAEVNVKDSLKGNIQNTSKFVYYNDPIRAFKVEKTTKVENKKLQ comes from the coding sequence ATGAAAAAAGTTGCTTATTCAATCTTAATTTCAGCGTTGGTAATCTCGTGTGGAAAAATTTCACCTGAGGGCAACATCGAAAATAAGGAAGTAAATGTTGAAGAATTTGTAAATCTTGACATGGAAGGTAAATTCCGTGTTTTTTACGCACGGGGAAACAAAAATTATGTTGAGATTGAAACTTATCCCAACATTGCCGATAATCTGGATGTGGAAGTGAATGATAAAACCCTTTCAATTAAAGAAAACAGAAAAACAAAAGGCGTGGATTTCTACAATGTCATCATTTATTCTAAATACAATCTTGAAAAAGTTTCTATTGCAGATTCTGTTGAGATGAATATTTCAAGTGAAATTAAAACAGATAATTTCAGATTAAATCTTAAAAACCATGCAACTTTCATGGGTTCTGTAAACACCAGAAGGGCCGAAGTGGAAATGCTGAACCGGAGCCGCGCCAACTTTTTAGGGCAAACCAAAGATGCAGTCATCAAAATTTCGGATACAGCAAGCCTGATTGCGCCGTACTGGAGAATTGAAAATTTAAAAATAGATTCCAAAAACGGAAATTACGCAGAGGTCAATGTGAAAGATTCTTTGAAAGGAAATATTCAGAATACTTCAAAATTTGTATATTACAACGATCCAATTCGTGCCTTTAAAGTGGAGAAAACAACGAAGGTGGAGAATAAAAAATTACAGTAA
- a CDS encoding DUF6438 domain-containing protein — protein MHITEIDELQSEKDVQVFIRKTDSAYKNYEVKKIADFTTKDIVFFENKKLAAKLNVSESFYKTDFDNNGYTDLLILGDNHTCFESANQSCSYTPIALMNFGNNNYKIVGLTQGFNDIITPKIKKTNSKNLLQIYKPVVKDWEQRIFEKEPSVQILEFKFDEFIEYNSNDKNYIPIKNIEFSTSGCFGTCPVFQMKIDQNRNATFIAEHFNFTDDMENWSENIEGKFHTVIDQKNYNKLINTLQYIDFPSLKENYSVNWTDDQSVKLKITYSDNKVKTIDDYGAIGTYGLKSVYDQLFKFRKNQKWIKY, from the coding sequence TTGCATATAACTGAAATAGACGAATTGCAGTCCGAGAAAGATGTGCAGGTTTTTATCAGAAAGACAGATTCTGCCTACAAAAACTATGAAGTTAAAAAAATTGCTGATTTCACTACAAAGGACATTGTATTTTTTGAAAATAAAAAACTTGCCGCAAAATTAAATGTCAGTGAAAGTTTTTATAAAACTGATTTTGACAATAACGGGTACACAGACCTCCTCATTTTGGGGGATAATCATACCTGTTTTGAATCGGCAAATCAATCATGCAGTTACACACCAATTGCACTGATGAATTTTGGAAATAATAATTATAAAATTGTTGGTCTTACGCAAGGATTCAATGATATAATTACTCCTAAAATTAAAAAAACAAACAGCAAAAATCTGCTCCAGATCTACAAACCTGTTGTAAAAGATTGGGAACAAAGGATATTCGAAAAAGAACCTTCTGTACAAATATTGGAATTTAAATTTGATGAATTTATTGAGTATAATTCTAATGATAAAAACTACATCCCAATAAAAAATATTGAGTTTTCTACCTCAGGGTGTTTTGGAACTTGTCCTGTTTTTCAAATGAAAATTGATCAAAACCGAAATGCAACATTTATTGCAGAGCATTTTAATTTCACAGATGACATGGAAAACTGGTCTGAAAATATTGAAGGTAAATTTCACACCGTTATTGATCAGAAAAATTATAACAAACTAATCAATACCTTGCAGTATATAGATTTTCCTTCGCTTAAAGAAAATTATTCTGTTAATTGGACGGATGACCAAAGTGTAAAGCTTAAAATCACTTATTCAGACAATAAAGTAAAAACAATAGATGATTACGGAGCAATAGGAACTTATGGTTTAAAAAGTGTATACGACCAATTGTTTAAGTTTAGGAAAAATCAAAAATGGATTAAATACTAA
- a CDS encoding phospho-sugar mutase, whose product MSVLSTAEKAQLWLSDTFDQETKDAVQALINSNSPDLEDSFYRELEFGTGGMRGVMGVGTNRLNKYTLGQATQGLANYMLKQFPNEELSVAIAYDVRNNSREFGKLVADVLTANGIKVLLFKDHRPTPELSFTVRDRKCTGGIVLTASHNPPEYNGYKVYWNDGAQIVPPHDEAIIKEVYSVKFEEIKFNGNDELIEWIGEEQDDVYIDACIENSTYQNVEKGNLNIVFTSIHGTTYTTVPKALEKAGFKKIDLVREQMIPSGNFPTVDSPNPEEPAALEMAMDLAKITNADIVIGTDPDGDRLGIAVRNLEGEMQLLNGNQCNTILTYYILNEWRKLDKITGKEFIGSTIVTSDIFFDIAQRFGVDCKVGLTGFKWIGKMIRDFEGKEKFICGGEESFGFMTGDFVRDKDSCGSIVLACEIAAWCKANGRTMYEYLIEIYQELGLYYEGLINITKKGRDGAEEIQNMMKNFRENPPKSLAGSLVKEVKDFKEQTKLLVAANVTNKMEDIPKSNVLIYYTEDGTKVCVRPSGTEPKIKFYVSVKDSLASKEEFEDKIKALEAKIQQIKTDLQLD is encoded by the coding sequence ATGTCAGTACTTTCAACCGCAGAAAAAGCCCAACTTTGGCTTAGCGACACATTCGATCAGGAAACAAAAGACGCCGTTCAGGCCTTGATTAACAGCAATTCTCCAGACCTTGAAGACTCTTTCTACCGTGAACTGGAATTCGGGACAGGAGGAATGAGAGGCGTAATGGGTGTTGGAACCAACCGTTTAAATAAATACACCTTAGGTCAAGCTACACAGGGACTTGCGAACTATATGTTAAAGCAGTTTCCAAATGAAGAACTTAGTGTTGCAATCGCTTATGACGTAAGAAATAATTCAAGAGAATTCGGAAAATTAGTGGCTGATGTTTTAACGGCGAACGGAATTAAAGTTTTGCTTTTCAAAGATCACAGACCAACGCCGGAATTGTCGTTCACCGTTCGTGACAGAAAATGTACAGGAGGAATTGTTCTTACGGCTTCCCACAATCCACCGGAATACAACGGTTATAAAGTCTATTGGAACGACGGTGCACAAATCGTTCCACCACACGACGAAGCCATTATCAAGGAAGTGTATTCTGTAAAATTTGAAGAAATTAAATTTAACGGAAATGATGAGCTAATTGAATGGATCGGGGAGGAACAGGACGACGTTTACATCGATGCCTGCATCGAAAATTCCACTTACCAGAATGTTGAAAAAGGAAATCTGAATATTGTCTTCACTTCTATTCACGGTACAACTTACACAACGGTTCCAAAAGCTTTGGAAAAAGCAGGTTTCAAAAAGATAGATTTGGTAAGAGAACAGATGATCCCAAGTGGAAATTTTCCGACAGTAGATTCTCCGAATCCGGAAGAGCCTGCAGCTTTGGAAATGGCGATGGATCTTGCAAAAATTACCAATGCAGACATCGTGATCGGTACAGATCCGGACGGCGACAGATTAGGAATTGCCGTTAGAAATTTGGAAGGCGAAATGCAGCTTTTGAACGGAAATCAGTGCAACACCATTCTAACTTATTACATCTTAAATGAGTGGAGAAAACTGGATAAAATCACAGGAAAAGAATTCATCGGTTCTACAATTGTAACTTCTGATATTTTCTTTGATATCGCTCAGAGATTCGGTGTTGACTGTAAAGTTGGACTGACTGGTTTCAAATGGATCGGAAAAATGATCCGTGATTTTGAAGGAAAAGAAAAATTCATCTGCGGTGGAGAAGAAAGTTTCGGGTTTATGACCGGAGATTTCGTTCGTGATAAAGATTCTTGCGGAAGTATTGTTTTGGCGTGTGAAATCGCAGCATGGTGCAAAGCCAATGGCAGAACGATGTACGAATATCTGATCGAAATTTATCAGGAATTGGGATTGTATTACGAAGGTTTAATTAACATTACCAAAAAAGGTAGAGATGGCGCAGAAGAAATTCAGAATATGATGAAGAATTTCCGTGAAAATCCGCCAAAATCATTGGCAGGTTCGTTGGTGAAAGAGGTGAAAGATTTCAAGGAACAGACTAAACTTCTTGTTGCAGCCAATGTGACCAATAAAATGGAAGATATTCCTAAATCAAACGTTTTGATCTATTATACAGAAGACGGAACAAAAGTTTGCGTAAGACCTTCAGGAACTGAACCGAAGATTAAGTTTTATGTTTCAGTGAAAGATTCTTTGGCTTCAAAAGAAGAGTTTGAAGATAAGATTAAGGCTTTGGAAGCAAAAATTCAGCAGATTAAAACAGATTTGCAGTTGGATTAA
- a CDS encoding DUF4199 domain-containing protein, with protein MTKSPTTFGIILFIATMIVFFVVYVFFSGINYFDISLKVNAFVLPILYAGTAFWSVKTFWNNNRYVTFKDAFKRAFYPMFIGGFLSVITIFLFLNFVDKDAKKLLNYQYVERQRTELNAEYTSAKKVLKHQKDIDELEKKYKETLQRVSDEAVKGKDMLTSSHFAGYFGGILIFYLVLSLFFGAFFRTKSKPEDDEEA; from the coding sequence ATGACTAAAAGTCCTACCACCTTCGGAATTATCCTTTTTATTGCTACAATGATTGTCTTTTTTGTAGTTTATGTCTTTTTCTCAGGAATCAATTATTTTGATATCTCACTGAAAGTGAATGCTTTCGTTTTGCCCATTCTTTATGCCGGAACTGCTTTTTGGTCAGTAAAAACTTTTTGGAACAACAACAGATATGTAACTTTTAAAGATGCATTCAAAAGAGCATTTTATCCGATGTTTATCGGTGGTTTTTTATCAGTAATCACTATTTTTCTTTTTTTAAATTTCGTTGATAAAGATGCCAAAAAACTTCTCAACTATCAATACGTTGAAAGACAGAGAACTGAATTAAATGCAGAATATACTTCTGCAAAAAAAGTTTTAAAACATCAGAAAGACATCGATGAACTGGAGAAAAAATATAAAGAAACCCTTCAAAGAGTCAGTGACGAGGCAGTGAAAGGAAAAGATATGCTTACATCAAGTCATTTCGCAGGATATTTTGGAGGAATACTGATATTTTACTTAGTTTTGTCTTTGTTTTTCGGAGCATTTTTCAGAACAAAATCAAAGCCTGAAGACGACGAAGAAGCGTAA
- a CDS encoding S1 family peptidase, producing the protein MNNDQHESGEDFKENRQPENNSKNNEFSETSDLEKEIQDGNSEKPSDDVVENTASSQPTIPVENKKKNPYKIAFFSLGGIIILGGISFFGYKFYKESQTAEPIVENVCLDSDTKIYDAYKDAVVMVKHRYGYFARIKGKEIQLSVPEATEETLYGTAFFVDENGNMISNSHVLQPWNTAENKERILTNTNNFKLKIASILTTDISEDGYETFIASNWGNASSEYYEEGEDRDYDEGSEANSGEDFVTSTDSAPSDRVETSVDIAASIPQKDYVSTEDIEVYMKTLDIAVALHDSTDEWLPCTVEKVADEEGVDLGILQLSNKTTPNTVVNIVNIENSITDDRSLKPGEKAVMIAYPLGEDLAQTNSGVKVQLYNGQISKESDGTKIQYSVTSTHGASGAPVFNHCGQLIAVNFSGVEQIQGYNFGIVSKQIRSAFPFLSVKSETAR; encoded by the coding sequence ATGAATAATGATCAGCACGAATCCGGTGAGGATTTTAAGGAAAACAGACAGCCTGAAAATAATTCTAAAAATAATGAGTTTTCAGAAACATCTGACTTGGAAAAGGAAATTCAGGATGGAAATTCAGAAAAACCCAGCGATGATGTTGTAGAAAATACAGCTTCTTCCCAACCAACCATTCCGGTAGAAAATAAAAAGAAAAATCCCTACAAAATTGCTTTTTTCAGCCTCGGCGGAATCATCATTTTAGGTGGAATTTCCTTTTTCGGATACAAATTTTATAAAGAAAGTCAGACTGCTGAACCCATCGTAGAAAATGTCTGTCTGGACAGTGATACCAAAATTTACGATGCCTACAAAGATGCCGTGGTGATGGTAAAACACCGTTACGGTTATTTCGCAAGAATCAAGGGCAAGGAAATTCAGCTCAGTGTGCCTGAAGCTACCGAAGAAACCCTTTACGGAACTGCGTTTTTCGTTGATGAAAACGGAAACATGATTTCCAACAGCCACGTTTTACAACCATGGAACACGGCAGAAAATAAAGAAAGAATTCTTACCAACACCAACAATTTCAAACTGAAAATCGCTTCAATTTTAACGACAGATATTTCTGAAGACGGTTACGAAACTTTCATAGCCTCCAACTGGGGAAATGCTTCGTCAGAATATTATGAAGAAGGCGAAGATCGTGATTATGATGAAGGTTCTGAAGCGAACTCAGGTGAAGATTTTGTAACATCTACAGACTCTGCACCATCTGACCGCGTAGAAACTTCAGTGGACATTGCCGCTTCGATTCCTCAGAAAGATTACGTTTCTACTGAAGACATCGAAGTGTACATGAAAACTTTGGACATTGCCGTGGCACTGCACGATTCCACAGATGAGTGGTTGCCTTGTACCGTCGAAAAAGTCGCTGATGAAGAAGGCGTAGATCTCGGAATTCTCCAACTTTCAAACAAAACAACGCCGAATACGGTGGTCAATATCGTCAATATTGAAAATTCCATCACCGACGACAGATCTTTGAAACCTGGCGAAAAAGCAGTGATGATCGCTTATCCTTTGGGTGAAGATTTGGCGCAGACCAATTCCGGAGTGAAAGTTCAGCTGTACAACGGTCAAATCAGCAAAGAATCTGATGGCACGAAAATTCAGTACAGCGTCACTTCTACACATGGCGCAAGCGGAGCCCCTGTTTTCAACCATTGCGGACAGTTGATTGCCGTCAATTTCAGTGGAGTAGAACAGATTCAGGGTTATAATTTTGGAATTGTGTCCAAACAGATTCGCTCGGCATTTCCTTTTTTAAGTGTGAAATCTGAAACTGCCCGATAA
- a CDS encoding pyridoxal phosphate-dependent aminotransferase → MKVSKLAANLIGSEIVKIGNEVNDLKAKGAEIANLTIGDLNSNIYPIPAKLKEEIQKAYQNNLTNYPPANGLLSLRKQVSNDLKSRWNLDYDANDILITAGSRPLIYAVYKTIVDEGDKVVYPTPSWNNNHYAYLTSADAIEVKTTPENNFLPTADDLRPHLSGAVMVALCSPLNPTGTMFTKEQLTEICELIIEENKSRGEDEKPLYLMYDQIYSNLTFGAEHVDPVSLFPEMRAYTIYIEGISKCLAATGVRVGWGFGPAHIIDKMKALLTHVGAWAPKPEQEATAKYFEDTSDVNAFIEDFKGKLETSLKVLHAGIQDLKEKGLAVESIEPMGALYLTIKLDYIGKTKPDGTVIENSSDLVFYLINEAGVALVPFSAFGEAKSEPWFRASVGGLATEEISLMMPKLEKALNNLK, encoded by the coding sequence GTGAAAGTTTCAAAATTAGCGGCGAACCTGATCGGTTCTGAGATTGTAAAAATCGGTAATGAAGTAAATGATTTAAAGGCAAAAGGAGCAGAGATTGCAAATCTTACGATTGGTGATTTAAATTCTAATATCTATCCGATTCCTGCAAAATTAAAGGAGGAAATTCAAAAAGCATATCAGAATAATTTAACCAACTATCCGCCCGCAAACGGACTTTTATCTTTACGAAAACAGGTTTCAAACGACCTCAAAAGCAGATGGAATCTGGATTATGATGCCAACGATATTCTAATCACTGCAGGCTCAAGACCATTAATCTATGCCGTTTACAAAACCATCGTGGACGAAGGAGACAAAGTGGTTTATCCTACGCCATCATGGAACAATAATCACTATGCTTATCTTACTTCTGCAGATGCTATTGAGGTAAAAACAACGCCTGAAAATAATTTTCTTCCTACAGCTGATGATTTAAGACCTCATTTGTCAGGTGCCGTTATGGTAGCGCTTTGTTCACCGCTGAATCCTACGGGAACGATGTTTACGAAAGAACAGCTGACAGAAATCTGCGAACTGATTATAGAGGAAAATAAAAGCAGAGGCGAAGATGAGAAACCATTGTATTTAATGTACGATCAGATCTATTCAAACCTTACTTTTGGTGCAGAACACGTAGATCCGGTTTCACTTTTTCCGGAAATGAGAGCATACACAATTTACATCGAAGGAATTTCAAAGTGCCTTGCAGCAACGGGAGTTCGTGTAGGTTGGGGATTTGGTCCGGCTCACATTATCGATAAAATGAAAGCGCTTCTTACCCACGTTGGAGCATGGGCGCCAAAACCAGAGCAGGAAGCTACGGCAAAATATTTTGAGGATACTTCTGATGTTAACGCATTTATCGAGGATTTCAAAGGAAAACTGGAAACAAGTTTAAAAGTTCTTCATGCCGGAATTCAGGATTTGAAAGAAAAAGGTCTTGCGGTGGAATCTATCGAACCGATGGGTGCTTTGTATCTGACTATTAAATTAGATTACATCGGTAAAACAAAACCGGACGGAACAGTTATTGAAAATTCTTCAGATTTGGTATTCTATTTAATCAATGAAGCGGGAGTTGCTTTGGTTCCGTTCTCAGCATTTGGTGAGGCAAAATCTGAGCCTTGGTTCAGAGCTTCGGTAGGAGGTTTGGCAACAGAAGAAATTTCTCTGATGATGCCTAAACTTGAAAAAGCGTTAAATAATTTGAAGTAA
- a CDS encoding type II toxin-antitoxin system VapC family toxin: MKFYIDTNIVIDFIIERGNFFYEAKKIFELSELKKISIFISSHTIATAHYICKKHFKENEIRQVLDDLLLIVDVIAVDEDIIKKSLKSHHKDFEDAIQIFCAHQVKNITGIVTRNIKDFSTSEIPVFAPDEALDYIRNN; this comes from the coding sequence ATGAAATTTTATATTGATACTAACATTGTAATAGATTTCATTATTGAAAGAGGGAACTTTTTTTATGAGGCAAAAAAGATATTTGAATTAAGTGAGCTTAAAAAAATTTCAATCTTTATATCTTCCCATACAATTGCAACAGCACATTATATTTGCAAAAAGCATTTCAAAGAAAATGAGATTAGGCAGGTTTTGGATGATTTGCTTCTGATTGTAGATGTAATTGCAGTTGATGAAGATATCATCAAAAAATCTCTAAAATCTCATCATAAAGATTTCGAAGATGCTATTCAGATTTTCTGTGCGCATCAGGTAAAAAATATTACGGGGATTGTTACAAGAAATATCAAAGATTTTTCTACGTCAGAAATTCCGGTCTTTGCACCTGATGAAGCATTAGATTATATCCGAAATAATTAA
- a CDS encoding DUF6364 family protein — MTTKLTLTIEKSVIEKAKKYAKGTQRSLSEMVQKYLESLVIEKTDEEEMSPIVRKLAGSLKFPKEVSDEDLDNYRREYLEKKHLL; from the coding sequence ATGACAACTAAATTAACATTAACAATAGAAAAGAGCGTCATCGAAAAGGCTAAAAAATATGCAAAAGGTACGCAGAGAAGCCTTTCTGAGATGGTGCAGAAGTATCTGGAGAGCTTAGTAATTGAAAAAACAGATGAGGAAGAAATGTCTCCGATTGTTCGAAAACTTGCAGGAAGTCTAAAATTTCCAAAGGAAGTTAGCGATGAAGATTTAGACAATTACAGAAGAGAATATCTTGAAAAAAAACATTTACTCTAA